DNA from Pelagibacterium nitratireducens:
TGGCCATGTCCTTGAGCGCGATGCCGCGATCAGCGCGCAGCTTGCGCAATTTGGCTCCCAGCGGGGTCACATCTGCCTCTTGCGTTTGAGCCGGACATAAAGCGCGCCGCCTCCGCCATGGCTCTGGTGGGCGGGATCGATCCCGGCAACCATGGGGGCAAGCTCTTTGGCATTGAGCCAGAGCGGCACCATTTCGCGGAGCACGCCCTTTTGCTCGAGCTGCAGATATCCGGTCTTTTTGATTCCCTTGCCGGTGATGACAAGTACCGTCCTGTCGCCGCGCGCCGCGCGGGCAGGGATGAAGCGCTCAAGGGCCGCGCGCGCCTGATCCTGGGTCATGCCGTGCAGATCAAGGGTTGCATCGATCGGTTCGTGCCCGCGCGCCAGCCGCCGCTTGAGATTGGGCTCGATCGATTTTTCCCAGGCCGGGACCTTGGACGCCGCGATCATCGGGCCGGCCGAGGGCAGGGGCGGACGCGCGAACCGCGGAGCGGTGTCGATGGGCCTGGCCGCTTCGGGCTCCTCGGCTGCATTTTCGAGCGCTTCGAGCACGGCCTTGGGGTCGGTGCTCTTGCGCCGCAACAGCGGGTCGACTGTGTTGCCCACAGCATTCCACAGGTGCCAGTCGCGCACCGGCCCGGATTTTTTCGGGCGGGGTCCGGGCGGTTTGCGCGCCATGGCAGGTCTGCCTTTTTGGCCTAGTCGAGGTCGTTGGTCGCGACGAGCTTCCAGTTGGGATCGCGCGACCTTGTGTTGCGCATGAAGGTCCATTCGTCGGCGATCGCCACGACCTGGCCCGGCGTGCCCTCGACGATCTCGCCTTCGCGATCCTTGGTGATCGAAACCACTTCGGCGTCGATCCTGAGGGTAACGACCGCATTGCGCTTGTCGAGTTCGGCTTCGACGAACGCAATGTTGGAAAGGCCCACAAAGGTAAAGTCGACAGTATGACCCGCTGCTTCGCGTTCGGAGATGGCGCTGTCGAAACTGTCATAGACGTCCTTGTCGAGCAGCATCTTCAAATTCTTGCGGTCACCCGACGCATAGGCCGAAACGATCATTTCGTAGGCCGATTTGGCGCCTTCGAGGAACTGCTTGGGTGAAAAGGCGGGATCGGCGGCCGCGATGGCGCGCAGCCCTTCTTCGATCTCGGTCTTGCCGGATCCGAATTTTTCGATCTCGGCTTCGAGCTTGCGCTGGACCCTTTCAGCCTCCTCGGCATCCTGGGGATTGCGCCGCGGCATCGGAACCACTGTATCGTCGTTGTCCGACTTGGTGCGCGATATCGACTCGTAGCGCGTCGAGGGCGGACGCTCATTGCCGGTGCGGGTGCCCAGAACCGAGCGGAGACGCAGGAGCACTACGATGGCCACCACGATGACGATAAGGGTGGGAAAGTCGAGAAATTCGCCCATGAGTGAAATTCTGGCTCCAAAATGAAAGGTTCTGTCCACCGCCCGATCCGCAACACCAGTTGACTGGCGGGGGATCGGGGCGGTTCGCAATCTGGTTGTCGTGACCTATATATATGCAAACGCGCCCTGCAAACCAGTTTGCAGTGGCATTATTGTGATCGAAGGGTTTGCCCGGCACGATCGGTGCACGGTGGCGAACCCGACAAACCACAGGGAGCTTGCTCGGCGTGGGACGTTTCATACTTCTTGGAATTTTGCTGCTGCCATTTCTCGAAATCGCCGGATTCATCTGGGTCGGCGGGCAGATCGGTATTCTCTCGACCCTTGCCGCCATCGTCGGAACGGCCGTAGCCGGTGTCCTGATCGTCCGGTGGCAGGGGCTGGGCATGGTGCTCGACAGCCGGGCCATGATGGCGCGGGGCGAGATGCCACAGCGCCAGTTTGCTGAGATGATGATGATCGCGGTGGCGGGGCTGTTTCTTCTGGTCCCCGGTTTCATCACCGATGCCATCGGCTTTGCGCTGCTCATCCCGCCGGTGCGGCACTGGCTTTACGGACAGATGAGCCGGAACATGGTGGTGGTCACCACCTATCGGCCCTCCCAGCCCGGTCCGGCCCATAAATCGATCGACCTCGACAATGACGATTACCGCTAATGCGGGTCGAGCAGAACGGAACCGGGTTTGCGGCTCGGACACGCGAGAAATCAAAGGTTTGGAGCCGGGGACTTGATTCAATCAGATCCTGACACGCTCCAGCCGATTTTGCGCGTCTGTGCGCCAAACCTTGTGAGCCGGCCACAAAAGTGCTAGCCAAACGGCAAATTTGCGGTCCTTGCCGGGCCGCTCTGGCGAACCGGAGATAGGGACATATTGGCCAATGGCTGACGACAACACAAACAACGATGCGGCCGCCGCCGCCGGGCCGGAAGGAACTGCCCCCGCTTTTGGTATCGTGGGACAGTATGTGCGCGACCTGAGCTTTGAGAATCCCAATGCACCGGCTTCGCTCGTGCCTGGACAGGTCAATCCCGGTTCCAACGTCAACATCAACGTTCAGGTCAAAAAGCAGGGCGATGACGTTTATGCCGTCGAAATCGGGCTCAACGTCAAGACCGAACGCGAGGGCACTGTGCTCTATGCGGTCGAGTTGGTCTATGGCGGCCTGTTCCGCACCCGCAACATACCGGAAAACCAGCTCGGCGCGCTTTTGATGGTCGAAGCGCCGCGGCTGATCTTCCCGTTCGCGCGTCAGGTTCTGGCCTCGACGATCCAGGCGGGCGGCTTTCCGCCGCTGTTGCTCGAGCCTGTCGATTTTCTTGCGCTTTACCGCCGCAATCTGGCAGCGGCAGCCGACAAGAACAAGACCGAGGGCACAGCCGACGCCACCGAGGTCAAGCCGACCGTCAACTGAGCGGTTTCAACCGCACAGATGCGAAAGCCCCGGGAAAACCGGGGCTTTTTTGTTTCCGGCCGGCAAAAAAGCCAGGCCTATTCGACCTCGACGTCCAGCGTTTCGTATTTGAGCCACACGGCGCTGTCCCCCATCTGAGCGATAAAGGCCGCATGTGCCAGCTTTTCTGGCGCCGTCAGGCGCGCAGGCAGGGGCGTGGGGCGCTGGCGGGCCGGCGGACGGGTTCCCGCCCCCCGTATCGAGGTTTCGGCCTCAGCGGACAGGGCAAGCGCCACCTGCCGGCCACCGATCAGCTCGAGATAGACTTCGGCCAGGATCTCGCTGTCGAGCAGCGCGCCGTGCAAGCTGCGGCGTGAATTGTCGATGCCGTAATGCTTGCACAGGGCATCGAGGCTGACGCGGGCGCCGGGGTGAATCTTTCTGGCCAGCATCACCGTGTCGATGACTTCATTGGCAAGGCGCCCGCGGCCGGCCGCTTCGAGCTCGGCGTTCAAGAACCCCATGTCAAAGGGCGCATTGTGGATGATGAGGGTGTCTTCGCCGACAAAGTCGGCAAAGGCCTGCGCCACCTCGGCGAATTTGGGCTTGTCGCGCAGGAAGTCTTCGGACAGCCCGTGCACGCGAAACGCCTCTTCGGGCATGTCGCGCTCGGGATTGATATAGACATGGTAGTGACGGCCGGTCGGAACGTGGTTGATCAGCTCGACGCAGCCGATTTCCACCAGCCTGTCGCCATTGGCCGCCGAAAGGCCGGTGGTTTCGGTGTCGAGGACGATTTCGCGCAAAAGGCTCATGCCCGGACCTCTTCAAGCAGGGCGTCGATGACGGCATCGCTGCGCGCGATGGTGTCGTCCATGGTTCCCGAGGTATCGATGGCGTAATCGGCCCTTGCCCGTTTTTCGTCCTGGCTGAGTTGGCGCGAGAGGATGAGATCGAGCTTTTCGCTGCTCATGCCCGGGCGGGCAAGCACTCGCTGGCGCTGGATCTGGGGATCACAATGGATGGTCACGACCTTGTCGATGGAATATTTGACGCCGGTTTCAAAAAACAGCGGGATTTCGATGACGGCCAGATCATGGCCTGCCGCTTCAACCTCGTCCATGAATTCAAGCGCCTTTTCGCGCACCATCGGGTGGATGACTTCCTCGAGTTCGGAA
Protein-coding regions in this window:
- a CDS encoding Smr/MutS family protein, producing MARKPPGPRPKKSGPVRDWHLWNAVGNTVDPLLRRKSTDPKAVLEALENAAEEPEAARPIDTAPRFARPPLPSAGPMIAASKVPAWEKSIEPNLKRRLARGHEPIDATLDLHGMTQDQARAALERFIPARAARGDRTVLVITGKGIKKTGYLQLEQKGVLREMVPLWLNAKELAPMVAGIDPAHQSHGGGGALYVRLKRKRQM
- a CDS encoding Tim44/TimA family putative adaptor protein; protein product: MGEFLDFPTLIVIVVAIVVLLRLRSVLGTRTGNERPPSTRYESISRTKSDNDDTVVPMPRRNPQDAEEAERVQRKLEAEIEKFGSGKTEIEEGLRAIAAADPAFSPKQFLEGAKSAYEMIVSAYASGDRKNLKMLLDKDVYDSFDSAISEREAAGHTVDFTFVGLSNIAFVEAELDKRNAVVTLRIDAEVVSITKDREGEIVEGTPGQVVAIADEWTFMRNTRSRDPNWKLVATNDLD
- a CDS encoding FxsA family protein; this translates as MGRFILLGILLLPFLEIAGFIWVGGQIGILSTLAAIVGTAVAGVLIVRWQGLGMVLDSRAMMARGEMPQRQFAEMMMIAVAGLFLLVPGFITDAIGFALLIPPVRHWLYGQMSRNMVVVTTYRPSQPGPAHKSIDLDNDDYR
- the secB gene encoding protein-export chaperone SecB, with amino-acid sequence MADDNTNNDAAAAAGPEGTAPAFGIVGQYVRDLSFENPNAPASLVPGQVNPGSNVNINVQVKKQGDDVYAVEIGLNVKTEREGTVLYAVELVYGGLFRTRNIPENQLGALLMVEAPRLIFPFARQVLASTIQAGGFPPLLLEPVDFLALYRRNLAAAADKNKTEGTADATEVKPTVN
- the dnaQ gene encoding DNA polymerase III subunit epsilon; translated protein: MREIVLDTETTGLSAANGDRLVEIGCVELINHVPTGRHYHVYINPERDMPEEAFRVHGLSEDFLRDKPKFAEVAQAFADFVGEDTLIIHNAPFDMGFLNAELEAAGRGRLANEVIDTVMLARKIHPGARVSLDALCKHYGIDNSRRSLHGALLDSEILAEVYLELIGGRQVALALSAEAETSIRGAGTRPPARQRPTPLPARLTAPEKLAHAAFIAQMGDSAVWLKYETLDVEVE
- the coaE gene encoding dephospho-CoA kinase (Dephospho-CoA kinase (CoaE) performs the final step in coenzyme A biosynthesis.); its protein translation is MLRVVVTGSIATGKSTVLARFGERGFPTYSADQAVHELYAGQAAALVETLFPGTVRDGMVDRKALSAAIAAEPHRISELEEVIHPMVREKALEFMDEVEAAGHDLAVIEIPLFFETGVKYSIDKVVTIHCDPQIQRQRVLARPGMSSEKLDLILSRQLSQDEKRARADYAIDTSGTMDDTIARSDAVIDALLEEVRA